In Acipenser ruthenus unplaced genomic scaffold, fAciRut3.2 maternal haplotype, whole genome shotgun sequence, a single window of DNA contains:
- the LOC131727739 gene encoding 3'-5' exoribonuclease 1-like, with the protein MEDQKENIKYQDENQPKHNVQEKRDTAAQDKQCCTPDEKEKPPSASNKSEFSDPVYKEIALANGHINRMSKIELSAKLAELKLETRGVKDVLKKRLKSYYKKQKLMQTVQTESISNDTYYEYICVVDFEATCEESNPPGYLHEIIEFPVVLVNTHTLEIEDSFQQYVKPEVNSQLSDFCVQLTGITQETVDKADTFPNVLQKVVDWLKEKELGTKHKYAVLTDGSWDMSKFLNIQCHISRIRYPQFAKKWINIRKAYGNFYKVPRTQTKLTTMLGNLGMKYDGRPHCGLDDSRNIARIAMRMLQDGCVLRVNERMHAGQLMSVSSKAPVEGAPPPHCPHSRN; encoded by the exons ATGGAGGATCAAAAGGAGAATATAAAATATCAAGATGAAAACCAACCAAAACATAATGTTCAGGAGAAACGTGACACAGCTGCTCAA gATAAACAATGTTGCACACCTGATGAGAAGGAGAAACCCCCCTCTGCTTCCAATAAAAGTGAATTCAGTGATCCTGTTTACAAAGAGATAGCTCTTGCAAATGGCCACATCAACAGGATGAGTAAAATTGAGCTCAGCGCCAAGCTTGCAGAGTTAAAACTTGAAACCAG GGGTGTGAAAGATGTGTTAAAGAAGAGGCTCAAAAGTTATTACAAGAAGCAGAAACTGATGCAGACGGTACAGACTGAGAGCATCAGCAATGACACCTATTACGAGTACATCTGTGTTGTGGATTTCGAAGCCACGTGCGAGGAAAGCAATCCACCAGGCTACCTCCATGAGATCATTGAGTTCCCTGTGGTCCtcgtcaacacacacacactggagatt GAAGATTCATTTCAGCAATATGTGAAGCCAGAAGTTAACAGCCAGCTTTCTGATTTCTGTGTCCAACTTACTGGAATCACACAG GAAACTGTTGATAAGGCTGATACCTTTCCTAATGTGCTTCAGAAGGTAGTGGATTGGCTTAAAGAAAAGGAGCTAGGAACAAAGCATAAATATGCAGTGCTGACAGATGG ATCCTGGGATATGAGTAAGTTCTTAAACATTCAGTGCCATATAAGCCGTATCCGGTATCCTCAGTTTGCCAAGAAATGGATAAATATACGCAAAGCCTACGGGAACTTTTACAAG GTACCCAGAACCCAAACCAAGCTGACGACCATGCTGGGGAACCTTGGGATGAAGTATGATGGCCGGCCTCATTGCGGGCTGGATGACTCGCGGAACATCGCCCGGATCGCCATGCGCATGCTGCAGGACGGCTGCGTGCTACGTGTCAACGAGAGGATGCATGCCGGCCAGCTGATGAGTGTGTCTAGCAAAGCACCTGTAGAGGGTGCTCCTCCGCCACACTGTCCCCATTCCAGGAACTAA